A genomic region of Zea mays cultivar B73 chromosome 6, Zm-B73-REFERENCE-NAM-5.0, whole genome shotgun sequence contains the following coding sequences:
- the LOC100383316 gene encoding argonaute104 isoform X1 → MGSHDGEDEELPPPPPVPPDVIPIKAEDAVGESPANHILKPKRLLMDRPGIGRKGQPTQLYSNHFKVAVKSTEDVFFHYYVNLKYEDDRPVDGKGIGRKVIDKLQQTYRAELSNKDFAYDGEKSLFTVGGLPQKKNEFTVVLEDVSTGKTAANGSPGGNDSPGGGDRKRVRRPYQTKTFKVEINFAAEVPMSAIGQVIRGEESENSLEALRVLDIILRQHSAEQGCLLVKQSFFYNNPSCFVDLGGGVMGCRGFHSSFRGTQSGLSLNVDVSTTMIVKPGPVIDFLLSNQNVNDPSRIDWQKAKRALKGLRIRTTPANSEFKIFGLSERICKEQTFPLRQRNGSNGDCDTIEITVYDYYAKKGIDLKYSGDFPCINTGKAKRPTYFPIELCSLVPLQRYTKALSTLQRSSLVEKSRQKPEERMTVLNDALQRSNYDSDPMLRACGVSVAPKFTQVEGRILQAPKLKAGNGDDIFSRNGRWNFTNRKFYETCSVNKWAVVNFSARCDVRNLIRDLMRNASAKGIQMEEPFDVFEESPSMRRAPVSRRVDDMFGQIKSKLPGAPRFLLCLLPERKNCEIYGPWKRKCLAEFGIVTQCLAPLRVNDPYLLNLLMKINAKLGGLNSLLQVEASSSIPHVSQVPTIILGMDVSHGHPGQDRPSVAAVVSSRQWPLISRYRASVHTQSARLEMMSSLFKPRGTDDDGLIRESLIDFYTSSGKRKPEHIIIFRDGVSESQFTQVINIELDQIIEACKFLDEKWSPKFTVIVAQKNHHTKFFQTASPDNVLPGTVVDSKVCHPKNFDFYMCAHAGMIGTTRPTHYHVLHDEIGFSADEMQEFVHSLSYVYQRSTTAISVVSVFVFAVAPVCYAHLAAAQVSTFLRLEEMSDASSSQGGGHTSAGSAPVPELPRLHDKVRSSMFFC, encoded by the exons ATGGGCTCTCATGATGGCGAGGATGAAGAGTTGCCACCCCCCCCTCCGGTGCCACCAGATGTGATTCCCATTAAAGCTGAAGATGCTGTGGGTGAATCACCAGCAAACCatatattaaagccaaagagattACTGATGGACAGGCCTGGTATaggaagaaaagggcagccgacccagcTCTATTCAAATCACTTTAAAGTCGCTGTGAAGAGTACAGAAGACGTCTTCTTTCACTACTAT GTAAACCTGAAGTATGAGGATGATCGACCCGTTGATGGTAAAGGGATCGGCAGAAAGGTGATTGATAAACTGCAGCAGACATATCGTGCAGAGCTTTCTAACAAGGACTTTGCATATGATGGAGAAAAGAGCCTGTTTACAGTTGGTGGTCTTCCACAAAAAAAGAATGAGTTCACCGTTGTCTTGGAGGACGTATCTACTGGAAA GACTGCTGCCAATGGGAGCCCTGGAGGTAATGACAGTCCTGGAGGTGGTGATAGGAAGAGAGTGAGGAGGCCATACCAGACGAAAACTTTCAAAGTGGAGATAAATTTTGCAGCAGAGGTTCCTATGAGTGCTATTGGTCAAGTCATTAGAGGCGAAGAATCTGAGAACTCCCTGGAGGCGCTTCGTGTTCTTGATATCATACTGAGGCAGCATTCCGCAGAACA AGGCTGCCTTTTGGTTAAGCAATCATTTTTCTACAACAACCCTTCATGCTTTGTTGACTTGGGTGGTGGTGTGATGGGTTGTCGTGGATTTCATTCAAGCTTCCGTGGCACACAGAGTGGACTTTCCCTCAATGTTG ATGTCTCAACAACAATGATCGTGAAACCTGGCCCtgttattgattttcttctttctaACCAGAATGTTAATGATCCTAGCAGAATTGATTGGCAAAAG GCCAAGCGTGCTCTCAAGGGCTTGAGGATTAGAACCACTCCTGCAAATTCAGAATTCAAGATTTTTGGTCTCAGCGAGAGGATCTGCAAAGAACAAAC GTTTCCGCTGAGGCAGAGAAATGGTAGCAACGGAGATTGTGATACCATTGAAATAACTGTCTATGACTACTATGCAAAGAAAGGAATCGATCTAAAGTATTCTGGTGATTTCCCCTGTATAAATACAGGGAAGGCAAAGCGCCCAACATATTTTCCAATCGAG CTATGCTCGCTTGTTCCGCTTCAAAGATACACCAAAGCTTTGTCTACGCTACAAAGGTCATCCCTTGTGGAGAAGTCTAGACAGAAGCCTGAAGAAAGGATGACCGTTCTAAATGAT GCACTGCAACGCAGTAACTACGATTCTGAccccatgttgagggcatgtggtgTTTCAGTTGCTCCAAAATTTACCCAAGTTGAAGGAAGGATCCTTCAAGCCCCAAAG CTGAAAGCCGGCAATGGTGATGATATCTTTTCACGAAATGGACGGTGGAATTTCACTAATAGG AAGTTTTATGAAACCTGCTCTGTGAATAAGTGGGCGGTCGTTAATTTCTCTGCACGTTGTGATGTTCGGAATCTTATCCGTGACCTGATGAGGAATGCATCTGCAAAGGGAATT CAAATGGAGGAACCTTTTGATGTGTTTGAAGAGAGTCCCTCTATGAGGCGTGCACCTGTGTCAAGAAGGGTGGATGATATGTTTGGGCAGATAAAATCAAAACTTCCTGGAGCTCCTAGGTTCCTCTTGTGCCTTCTCCCTGAGAGGAAAAATTGTGAAATCTATG GTCCTTGGAAGAGAAAGTGCCTGGCCGAGTTTGGTATTGTCACACAGTGTCTAGCTCCATTAAGAGTCAATGATCCGTACCTGCTTAATTTGCTGATGAAGATCAATGCAAAG CTTGGTGGTCTGAACTCGTTGCTGCAAGTTGAAGCATCTTCGTCAATACCACATGTGTCGCAAGTACCCACCATCATCTTAGGTATGGATGTTTCACATGGTCATCCAGGACAAGATAGACCTTCGGTTGCAGCG GTGGTTAGTTCTCGTCAATGGCCTCTTATCTCTAGATATAGAGCATCAGTGCACACCCAATCTGCCAGACTAGAAATGATGTCCTCGTTGTTTAAGCCGCGGGGTACTGATGATGATGGCCTCATCCG GGAATCACTGATCGACTTCTACACTAGCTCTGGAAAGCGAAAACCAGAACACATAATTATTTTCAG GGATGGAGTCAGTGAAAGTCAGTTTACCCAGGTCATCAACATTGAGCTGGATCAGATCATCGAG GCatgtaagtttctggatgagaagtggtcacccaagttcacTGTGATTGTTGCTCAAAAGAACCACCACACCAAGTTCTTTCAGACGGCATCACCAGACAATGTTCTTCCTG GAACTGTGGTGGATAGTAAAGTTTGCCATCCTAAGAACTTCGACTTCTACATGTGTGCACATGCTGGGATGATT ggaacaacaaggccgacccacTATCATGTTCTGCACGACGAGATAGGTTTCAGTGCCGacgagatgcaggagtttgttcattcgctctcttacgt GTACCAGAGGAGCACGACAGCCATCTCAGTGG TGTCTGTTTTTGTGTTTGCAGTTGCTCCAGTGTGCTACGCCCACCTCGCTGCAGCCCAGGTGAGCACGTTCCTGAGATTGGAGGAGATGTCAGACGCGTCCTCCAGCCAGGGAGGAGGGCATACCTCGGCTGGCAGTGCTCCTGTGCCGGAGCTGCCTCGCCTGCATGACAAAGTCAGGAGCTCCATGTTCTTCTGCTAG
- the LOC100383316 gene encoding argonaute104 isoform X2 gives MGSHDGEDEELPPPPPVPPDVIPIKAEDAVGESPANHILKPKRLLMDRPGIGRKGQPTQLYSNHFKVAVKSTEDVFFHYYVNLKYEDDRPVDGKGIGRKVIDKLQQTYRAELSNKDFAYDGEKSLFTVGGLPQKKNEFTVVLEDVSTGKTAANGSPGGNDSPGGGDRKRVRRPYQTKTFKVEINFAAEVPMSAIGQVIRGEESENSLEALRVLDIILRQHSAEQGCLLVKQSFFYNNPSCFVDLGGGVMGCRGFHSSFRGTQSGLSLNVDVSTTMIVKPGPVIDFLLSNQNVNDPSRIDWQKAKRALKGLRIRTTPANSEFKIFGLSERICKEQTFPLRQRNGSNGDCDTIEITVYDYYAKKGIDLKYSGDFPCINTGKAKRPTYFPIELCSLVPLQRYTKALSTLQRSSLVEKSRQKPEERMTVLNDALQRSNYDSDPMLRACGVSVAPKFTQVEGRILQAPKLKAGNGDDIFSRNGRWNFTNRKFYETCSVNKWAVVNFSARCDVRNLIRDLMRNASAKGIQMEEPFDVFEESPSMRRAPVSRRVDDMFGQIKSKLPGAPRFLLCLLPERKNCEIYGPWKRKCLAEFGIVTQCLAPLRVNDPYLLNLLMKINAKLGGLNSLLQVEASSSIPHVSQVPTIILGMDVSHGHPGQDRPSVAAVVSSRQWPLISRYRASVHTQSARLEMMSSLFKPRGTDDDGLIRESLIDFYTSSGKRKPEHIIIFRDGVSESQFTQVINIELDQIIEACKFLDEKWSPKFTVIVAQKNHHTKFFQTASPDNVLPGTVVDSKVCHPKNFDFYMCAHAGMIGTTRPTHYHVLHDEIGFSADEMQEFVHSLSYVYQRSTTAISVVAPVCYAHLAAAQVSTFLRLEEMSDASSSQGGGHTSAGSAPVPELPRLHDKVRSSMFFC, from the exons ATGGGCTCTCATGATGGCGAGGATGAAGAGTTGCCACCCCCCCCTCCGGTGCCACCAGATGTGATTCCCATTAAAGCTGAAGATGCTGTGGGTGAATCACCAGCAAACCatatattaaagccaaagagattACTGATGGACAGGCCTGGTATaggaagaaaagggcagccgacccagcTCTATTCAAATCACTTTAAAGTCGCTGTGAAGAGTACAGAAGACGTCTTCTTTCACTACTAT GTAAACCTGAAGTATGAGGATGATCGACCCGTTGATGGTAAAGGGATCGGCAGAAAGGTGATTGATAAACTGCAGCAGACATATCGTGCAGAGCTTTCTAACAAGGACTTTGCATATGATGGAGAAAAGAGCCTGTTTACAGTTGGTGGTCTTCCACAAAAAAAGAATGAGTTCACCGTTGTCTTGGAGGACGTATCTACTGGAAA GACTGCTGCCAATGGGAGCCCTGGAGGTAATGACAGTCCTGGAGGTGGTGATAGGAAGAGAGTGAGGAGGCCATACCAGACGAAAACTTTCAAAGTGGAGATAAATTTTGCAGCAGAGGTTCCTATGAGTGCTATTGGTCAAGTCATTAGAGGCGAAGAATCTGAGAACTCCCTGGAGGCGCTTCGTGTTCTTGATATCATACTGAGGCAGCATTCCGCAGAACA AGGCTGCCTTTTGGTTAAGCAATCATTTTTCTACAACAACCCTTCATGCTTTGTTGACTTGGGTGGTGGTGTGATGGGTTGTCGTGGATTTCATTCAAGCTTCCGTGGCACACAGAGTGGACTTTCCCTCAATGTTG ATGTCTCAACAACAATGATCGTGAAACCTGGCCCtgttattgattttcttctttctaACCAGAATGTTAATGATCCTAGCAGAATTGATTGGCAAAAG GCCAAGCGTGCTCTCAAGGGCTTGAGGATTAGAACCACTCCTGCAAATTCAGAATTCAAGATTTTTGGTCTCAGCGAGAGGATCTGCAAAGAACAAAC GTTTCCGCTGAGGCAGAGAAATGGTAGCAACGGAGATTGTGATACCATTGAAATAACTGTCTATGACTACTATGCAAAGAAAGGAATCGATCTAAAGTATTCTGGTGATTTCCCCTGTATAAATACAGGGAAGGCAAAGCGCCCAACATATTTTCCAATCGAG CTATGCTCGCTTGTTCCGCTTCAAAGATACACCAAAGCTTTGTCTACGCTACAAAGGTCATCCCTTGTGGAGAAGTCTAGACAGAAGCCTGAAGAAAGGATGACCGTTCTAAATGAT GCACTGCAACGCAGTAACTACGATTCTGAccccatgttgagggcatgtggtgTTTCAGTTGCTCCAAAATTTACCCAAGTTGAAGGAAGGATCCTTCAAGCCCCAAAG CTGAAAGCCGGCAATGGTGATGATATCTTTTCACGAAATGGACGGTGGAATTTCACTAATAGG AAGTTTTATGAAACCTGCTCTGTGAATAAGTGGGCGGTCGTTAATTTCTCTGCACGTTGTGATGTTCGGAATCTTATCCGTGACCTGATGAGGAATGCATCTGCAAAGGGAATT CAAATGGAGGAACCTTTTGATGTGTTTGAAGAGAGTCCCTCTATGAGGCGTGCACCTGTGTCAAGAAGGGTGGATGATATGTTTGGGCAGATAAAATCAAAACTTCCTGGAGCTCCTAGGTTCCTCTTGTGCCTTCTCCCTGAGAGGAAAAATTGTGAAATCTATG GTCCTTGGAAGAGAAAGTGCCTGGCCGAGTTTGGTATTGTCACACAGTGTCTAGCTCCATTAAGAGTCAATGATCCGTACCTGCTTAATTTGCTGATGAAGATCAATGCAAAG CTTGGTGGTCTGAACTCGTTGCTGCAAGTTGAAGCATCTTCGTCAATACCACATGTGTCGCAAGTACCCACCATCATCTTAGGTATGGATGTTTCACATGGTCATCCAGGACAAGATAGACCTTCGGTTGCAGCG GTGGTTAGTTCTCGTCAATGGCCTCTTATCTCTAGATATAGAGCATCAGTGCACACCCAATCTGCCAGACTAGAAATGATGTCCTCGTTGTTTAAGCCGCGGGGTACTGATGATGATGGCCTCATCCG GGAATCACTGATCGACTTCTACACTAGCTCTGGAAAGCGAAAACCAGAACACATAATTATTTTCAG GGATGGAGTCAGTGAAAGTCAGTTTACCCAGGTCATCAACATTGAGCTGGATCAGATCATCGAG GCatgtaagtttctggatgagaagtggtcacccaagttcacTGTGATTGTTGCTCAAAAGAACCACCACACCAAGTTCTTTCAGACGGCATCACCAGACAATGTTCTTCCTG GAACTGTGGTGGATAGTAAAGTTTGCCATCCTAAGAACTTCGACTTCTACATGTGTGCACATGCTGGGATGATT ggaacaacaaggccgacccacTATCATGTTCTGCACGACGAGATAGGTTTCAGTGCCGacgagatgcaggagtttgttcattcgctctcttacgt GTACCAGAGGAGCACGACAGCCATCTCAGTGG TTGCTCCAGTGTGCTACGCCCACCTCGCTGCAGCCCAGGTGAGCACGTTCCTGAGATTGGAGGAGATGTCAGACGCGTCCTCCAGCCAGGGAGGAGGGCATACCTCGGCTGGCAGTGCTCCTGTGCCGGAGCTGCCTCGCCTGCATGACAAAGTCAGGAGCTCCATGTTCTTCTGCTAG